The following are encoded in a window of Solibacillus sp. FSL R7-0668 genomic DNA:
- a CDS encoding DUF3021 family protein, with product MRKAVQSIIGSFAVGCMIFMVSILIAYWNGQMQIFEQLQLRYDQFVLGIFMVSIVTGGGGYLIYQLNISYNKRVLLHYGTSILAIMITSIWLDIISISVSQLVTYGTLISAIFIVNWYYIYANAKKDAEEINALLKQHTH from the coding sequence ATGAGAAAAGCTGTTCAATCAATCATTGGTTCGTTTGCTGTGGGATGTATGATTTTTATGGTATCGATTTTAATCGCATATTGGAACGGTCAAATGCAAATATTTGAGCAGTTGCAGCTTCGTTATGATCAATTCGTACTCGGCATTTTCATGGTTAGTATTGTTACTGGGGGTGGGGGCTATCTCATTTATCAATTGAACATCTCCTATAATAAGCGTGTGCTGCTGCATTATGGCACAAGTATTTTAGCGATAATGATAACTTCTATTTGGCTTGATATAATTTCAATTTCTGTTTCGCAACTAGTAACATATGGAACATTAATTTCTGCCATTTTCATTGTCAATTGGTATTATATTTATGCAAATGCCAAAAAAGATGCGGAAGAAATCAACGCGCTGTTAAAACAACATACGCACTGA
- a CDS encoding MFS transporter, with protein sequence MAITTALFPIVFGMFNGVNNMDLGYFNSLASILVAVLSPILGAIADYRDKKKRFFTFFALVGIFSTLSFAFIAPESGQWQLLIVMYILSCIGFAGANIFYDSFLVDVTTDEKMDKVSSSGFAFGYISSVIPFGISLVVIFFMGMDKAIGYQIGFFITALWWGLLTIPMIKDVKQRHYIEPEPNPIGNSFKRLGQTFMQIKNYKIVFTFLIAYFLYIDGVDTIIKMVVPYATSVLGAESLDTFMLLGILLVIQIVAFPCALIYGSLAKKYSTRTMIIVGIFTYLVSCIAAFFISEMWHIFVLGVMIGSAQGGIQALSRSYYGKIIPKERSNEFFGFYNIFGKFAAIIGPFLMALTTTLTGVAKYSILSIIPLFILGLLVFLMLPKDATTRQQTAR encoded by the coding sequence ATGGCCATTACAACGGCATTATTTCCAATTGTTTTTGGGATGTTTAACGGTGTCAACAACATGGATTTAGGCTATTTCAATTCCCTTGCTAGTATTTTAGTAGCGGTGCTGAGTCCAATACTCGGCGCAATTGCCGACTATAGGGACAAGAAAAAACGCTTCTTCACATTTTTCGCGCTTGTTGGTATTTTTTCTACGCTATCCTTTGCGTTTATCGCTCCCGAAAGCGGTCAATGGCAGCTCCTAATCGTGATGTATATTTTGTCATGTATTGGCTTTGCAGGCGCAAATATTTTCTATGATTCGTTTTTAGTAGACGTAACAACGGACGAAAAGATGGATAAAGTCTCTTCATCCGGCTTTGCTTTTGGCTATATTTCAAGCGTGATTCCATTCGGTATTAGCTTAGTCGTCATTTTCTTTATGGGCATGGATAAAGCAATCGGCTATCAAATTGGGTTCTTCATTACCGCGCTTTGGTGGGGGCTATTGACCATTCCAATGATCAAAGATGTGAAGCAGCGCCACTATATCGAGCCAGAGCCAAATCCAATTGGCAATAGCTTTAAACGACTTGGTCAAACCTTTATGCAAATTAAGAATTATAAAATCGTCTTTACCTTTTTAATTGCGTACTTTTTATACATTGATGGCGTGGATACGATCATCAAAATGGTTGTACCGTATGCAACGAGCGTGCTTGGTGCAGAGTCACTCGATACGTTTATGCTACTCGGTATTTTACTGGTTATTCAAATTGTCGCGTTCCCATGTGCCCTTATTTACGGTTCATTGGCGAAAAAATACTCCACACGAACAATGATTATCGTCGGCATCTTCACGTATCTTGTGTCTTGTATCGCAGCGTTTTTCATTTCGGAAATGTGGCATATTTTCGTACTTGGGGTGATGATTGGCTCCGCGCAAGGTGGGATTCAAGCACTTAGCCGTTCGTATTACGGCAAAATTATTCCAAAAGAACGCTCGAATGAATTTTTCGGCTTTTACAATATTTTTGGCAAGTTCGCCGCGATTATTGGTCCATTCTTAATGGCATTAACAACAACATTAACAGGCGTGGCCAAATACAGTATTTTATCCATTATTCCGTTATTTATTTTAGGGCTTCTTGTCTTTTTAATGCTACCAAAGGACGCCACAACACGCCAACAGACAGCGAGGTAA
- a CDS encoding ASCH domain-containing protein, with amino-acid sequence MIHQMALNEEYFESIKTGKKKVEVRLNDAKRRKIKIGDLIEFSSASNQEHLLMVKVTELRKYDTFKEMYLSIPFKDFDCDGWTMDEMIDGTYDIYTPEQEKEWGTLAITIQYS; translated from the coding sequence ATGATCCATCAAATGGCTTTAAATGAAGAATATTTTGAATCCATTAAAACGGGAAAGAAAAAAGTTGAAGTCCGATTAAATGATGCAAAGAGAAGAAAGATAAAAATTGGGGATTTGATTGAATTTAGTAGTGCTTCAAATCAAGAGCATTTACTAATGGTCAAAGTAACTGAATTAAGAAAATATGATACATTCAAAGAGATGTATCTAAGCATTCCTTTTAAAGATTTTGATTGTGATGGATGGACAATGGATGAAATGATCGATGGAACCTACGACATATACACCCCCGAACAGGAAAAAGAGTGGGGAACATTAGCAATAACGATTCAATATTCATAG
- a CDS encoding ATP-dependent exonuclease, translating into MLKQYSPRLLFALVAITCLVISPLFAIFVPMTVPDLFLTDRSWFYIYSFRGNAKLIMIGFVLLAAAFALLSWKRHVTTYVGCLALIVFGLVTLYSSTENYTAINETQVQKNQLFGSQTLKWDEIENVVFEYVPGALGEFIFTGKNGEKIIVKEDKTMVTTYIYQTANKLNVPYEELEKK; encoded by the coding sequence ATGTTGAAGCAATATTCACCGAGGCTATTATTTGCTTTAGTCGCAATTACTTGTCTTGTTATTTCACCACTGTTTGCCATTTTTGTACCGATGACCGTGCCAGATTTATTTTTAACGGACCGTTCATGGTTTTACATCTATTCCTTTAGGGGCAATGCCAAACTCATTATGATTGGCTTTGTCCTTTTAGCAGCTGCCTTTGCATTGCTCAGCTGGAAACGACATGTAACGACGTATGTTGGCTGTTTGGCACTAATTGTTTTTGGACTCGTGACATTGTATAGTTCCACTGAAAATTATACAGCAATTAATGAAACGCAAGTACAGAAAAATCAGCTATTTGGTTCTCAAACGCTAAAGTGGGATGAAATTGAGAACGTAGTATTCGAATATGTACCAGGGGCGTTAGGGGAATTTATATTTACCGGGAAAAATGGCGAAAAGATTATTGTGAAAGAAGATAAAACAATGGTAACAACCTATATTTATCAGACGGCAAACAAACTAAATGTCCCTTATGAAGAATTGGAGAAAAAATAA
- the thiD gene encoding bifunctional hydroxymethylpyrimidine kinase/phosphomethylpyrimidine kinase, with the protein MIACTIAGSDSSGGAGIQADLKTFQELGVFGTSVITALTAQNTLGVHGIFPTTVEFVQAQLKAVLEDLEVKAIKTGMLFDAEIIAGVVSLLKDQQIPLIVDPVMIAKGGASLLQQQAILAMKERLLPLATVCTPNIPEAEVLTGRTIETAEDIELAGRDLLALGVKCVVMKGGHLQGEKAMDTVFISDEPTFVMETERYDTKHTHGTGCTFSAAITAEMAKGRNLREAIIEAKKYVQLAISHPLNIGHGFGPTNHFAYRQQQGQCKVEVR; encoded by the coding sequence ATGATTGCATGTACAATTGCAGGTTCAGATAGTAGTGGTGGCGCTGGGATTCAAGCGGATCTTAAAACATTTCAGGAGTTGGGCGTGTTTGGGACGTCTGTCATTACAGCGTTAACGGCACAAAATACATTAGGTGTGCATGGTATTTTTCCGACAACCGTTGAATTTGTTCAAGCCCAATTAAAGGCGGTGCTTGAGGATTTAGAGGTCAAAGCAATTAAAACAGGCATGTTATTTGATGCTGAAATAATTGCAGGTGTTGTTTCGCTTTTGAAAGATCAGCAAATTCCATTAATCGTTGACCCGGTGATGATTGCAAAGGGCGGTGCGAGCTTATTGCAGCAGCAGGCAATTCTTGCGATGAAGGAGCGATTACTGCCACTAGCAACCGTTTGTACACCGAATATTCCAGAGGCAGAGGTGCTGACGGGTCGGACAATTGAAACTGCAGAAGATATAGAACTTGCTGGGCGTGATTTATTGGCATTAGGTGTCAAGTGTGTCGTGATGAAGGGCGGCCATTTACAAGGGGAAAAGGCGATGGATACAGTATTCATTAGCGATGAGCCAACCTTTGTGATGGAAACCGAGCGCTACGATACAAAGCACACACATGGAACGGGCTGTACTTTTTCGGCGGCAATTACGGCTGAAATGGCAAAAGGACGTAATCTAAGGGAAGCCATTATTGAAGCGAAAAAATATGTCCAGTTGGCGATTAGCCATCCGTTAAATATTGGTCATGGCTTTGGTCCAACGAATCATTTTGCGTATCGTCAGCAGCAAGGACAGTGCAAAGTCGAAGTTCGTTAA
- a CDS encoding C39 family peptidase: protein MFIVRSVIIWFIITTSINAYLMTFPIPVLRKRNYPATYLIQQTNRIDFQNNTECAAFSTAYLLRHFGKEADGETLYTHFPSKTRAGNVYPKGIRTMLRKKGYETNYYKGTIHTLKYEVSKGNPVIVFIKVHKDRNNLHFVPVIGYDEAYIYLAESLKHQVNCEDEHTSYNRKVPIDEFKKLWNIKRFHMPLYSNTYIAVNAKQRS, encoded by the coding sequence ATGTTTATCGTGAGATCAGTTATTATATGGTTTATTATTACAACGAGCATTAATGCATATTTAATGACATTTCCTATACCTGTCCTAAGAAAACGAAATTATCCAGCGACCTATCTCATTCAACAAACGAATCGAATCGATTTTCAAAACAATACGGAATGTGCAGCCTTTTCTACAGCGTATCTTTTACGTCACTTTGGTAAGGAGGCTGATGGTGAAACCTTATACACGCATTTTCCTAGTAAAACGAGGGCGGGCAATGTATATCCAAAGGGAATCCGTACGATGCTAAGAAAAAAAGGCTATGAAACAAACTATTATAAAGGAACTATCCATACATTAAAGTACGAAGTCAGTAAGGGAAATCCAGTAATTGTTTTTATTAAAGTACATAAGGATCGAAATAATCTGCATTTTGTCCCTGTAATTGGGTACGACGAAGCGTATATTTACCTTGCAGAATCATTAAAACATCAGGTGAATTGTGAGGATGAACACACAAGCTATAATCGAAAAGTTCCAATCGATGAATTTAAAAAATTATGGAATATAAAAAGATTTCATATGCCTCTTTATAGCAATACGTACATAGCTGTAAACGCCAAACAACGCTCATAA
- a CDS encoding alkaline phosphatase family protein → MAKKHCIVISYDAFSKDNWTAAKELPHLKSLIEHGATTTKVETVYPSLTYVIHASYVTGNYPNKHHVYHNNPFQPFVREMDQDWHWFLSDMKSSTIFETAQKKGLKTAALLWPVSGKAPITYNIPEIRAVRGENQALKILKNGSKLFTLAMEMKYGKIRQGIQQPYLDDFTTACAVDTIKNKKPELFMLHLIDLDDSKHLKGTKGSHIDDVLSRMDRRIGAIINATKEAGTYDETTFLIVGDHSQLDVRYKVYLNRLFADAGLIYEEAGIPKWRVYVQAAGGAAYLHVQHGDTEAYKQALSILRKAMHDEQYGIEEILERSELDSLHVDPRFAIMLEAKEGYCFEDDYKQEPVVDIHAQGKVYATHGYLPSKPDYMSNLIIAGPTVRQGIDLGEVRVVDIGPTIASILDLPLGETDGRALKEAFR, encoded by the coding sequence ATGGCAAAAAAACATTGTATCGTCATTTCATATGATGCATTTTCAAAGGATAACTGGACAGCCGCAAAAGAGTTGCCCCATTTAAAAAGCTTGATTGAACATGGGGCTACAACGACAAAGGTCGAAACTGTTTATCCGAGTTTGACCTATGTCATTCATGCATCTTATGTTACGGGCAATTATCCTAACAAGCATCATGTTTATCACAATAATCCGTTTCAACCATTTGTACGGGAAATGGACCAAGACTGGCATTGGTTTTTAAGCGATATGAAGAGTTCGACGATTTTTGAAACGGCACAGAAAAAGGGCTTAAAAACGGCTGCGTTACTCTGGCCTGTTTCTGGTAAGGCGCCGATTACGTACAACATCCCCGAAATTCGTGCGGTGAGGGGGGAAAATCAAGCGCTGAAAATATTAAAAAACGGCAGTAAATTATTTACGCTGGCGATGGAAATGAAGTACGGTAAAATTCGGCAAGGCATTCAACAGCCTTATTTAGACGATTTCACAACTGCCTGCGCGGTGGATACTATTAAAAACAAAAAACCTGAACTGTTTATGCTGCATTTAATTGATTTAGATGATAGCAAGCATTTAAAAGGGACGAAGGGTTCACATATTGATGATGTATTATCACGTATGGATCGCCGTATTGGTGCGATTATCAATGCCACAAAGGAAGCCGGTACGTATGATGAAACAACCTTTCTGATTGTAGGTGACCATAGTCAGCTTGATGTGCGTTATAAAGTGTATTTGAATCGCCTATTTGCAGATGCCGGGCTCATTTATGAAGAAGCGGGTATTCCGAAATGGCGGGTCTATGTGCAGGCTGCGGGTGGTGCGGCGTATTTACATGTGCAGCACGGAGATACTGAAGCCTACAAACAAGCGCTCAGCATTTTACGGAAGGCTATGCACGATGAACAATATGGCATTGAAGAGATTTTAGAGCGTTCTGAGCTTGACTCCTTGCATGTTGATCCGCGCTTTGCGATTATGTTGGAGGCAAAAGAAGGCTATTGCTTTGAGGATGATTATAAGCAAGAGCCCGTTGTTGATATACATGCACAGGGCAAGGTTTATGCAACACATGGCTACTTGCCGAGTAAGCCCGATTATATGAGTAATCTCATTATCGCAGGCCCGACCGTACGACAAGGCATTGATTTAGGTGAAGTGCGTGTCGTGGATATTGGTCCAACCATTGCCTCTATTTTAGATTTACCGCTGGGTGAGACGGATGGGCGTGCGTTGAAAGAGGCGTTTCGATGA
- a CDS encoding NADPH:quinone reductase: protein MKAIEIKNFGTSENLQLAELALPAISATDVRVKLYAAGVNPSDVYTSTGTYAIKPSLPYIPGLDGAGIVDAVGEAVTNVQVGDRVFVASLPGATTGTFAEAVVCNASYVMPLPEQISFLQGAALGIPALTAFRAVVQKAGVQEGQTVLIHGASGAVGLQAVQMAKAFGATVIGTASRIAGKTLVKEAGADYVMDHVTEANMEQLLDITEGAGPDVIIEFLANVNLAVDLQLIAKYGKIVIVGNRGEIEINPRLMMQKECDVTGMVLFNATADQHRSLMTSVAKMLENNQLTPIVGHSYPLAQAGEAFDAVMAGKHNGKVVLEIL, encoded by the coding sequence TTGAAAGCAATTGAAATTAAGAATTTTGGTACATCAGAAAATTTACAACTTGCCGAACTGGCATTACCCGCTATTTCGGCAACGGATGTACGCGTAAAGCTATATGCAGCTGGGGTAAATCCAAGTGATGTTTATACATCGACAGGTACATATGCTATCAAACCATCATTACCGTATATACCGGGCTTAGATGGCGCGGGTATTGTGGACGCAGTTGGAGAAGCAGTGACGAATGTTCAAGTAGGCGATCGTGTATTTGTCGCTAGCTTACCTGGTGCAACAACTGGAACATTTGCAGAAGCAGTCGTATGTAATGCAAGCTATGTGATGCCATTACCGGAGCAAATTAGCTTTTTACAGGGCGCGGCACTGGGCATACCGGCATTGACAGCGTTTCGTGCCGTTGTGCAAAAAGCTGGCGTACAAGAAGGTCAAACAGTACTCATTCACGGAGCAAGTGGAGCGGTTGGTTTGCAAGCGGTGCAAATGGCCAAAGCATTTGGAGCAACGGTTATTGGTACAGCGAGCCGTATAGCTGGAAAGACACTTGTGAAGGAAGCGGGCGCGGATTATGTAATGGATCATGTGACAGAAGCAAATATGGAGCAACTTCTTGACATTACAGAGGGTGCTGGTCCAGATGTCATTATTGAATTTTTAGCGAATGTCAATTTAGCGGTGGACTTACAGCTGATAGCGAAGTACGGCAAGATTGTCATTGTCGGCAATCGCGGTGAAATTGAAATCAACCCACGTCTCATGATGCAAAAGGAATGTGATGTGACCGGCATGGTATTATTTAATGCAACGGCTGACCAACATCGTTCGTTAATGACAAGTGTGGCGAAAATGCTTGAAAACAATCAGCTGACTCCAATTGTAGGGCATAGCTATCCGCTCGCACAAGCAGGTGAAGCGTTTGATGCGGTGATGGCAGGCAAGCATAATGGGAAGGTTGTACTTGAAATTTTATAA
- a CDS encoding DUF4017 family protein — protein sequence MKKILLPLAAYLVVCLIAILLPASDGYNTIGWKLLVGQIYAIPALIIGILITFFMNKKLSTK from the coding sequence ATGAAAAAAATACTTTTGCCATTAGCAGCTTATTTGGTTGTTTGTTTGATTGCTATCTTGCTTCCTGCATCTGACGGTTACAATACGATCGGCTGGAAATTGCTTGTCGGGCAAATATACGCAATCCCAGCCCTCATCATTGGCATATTAATCACTTTCTTTATGAACAAAAAATTATCAACAAAGTAA
- a CDS encoding MDR family MFS transporter, whose translation MQKIFQYFLPLVWIILCGTIFVRTASFMAIPFLALYLHNELEASPLIIGLTIGMAPLFSTFGGLAGGYLTDRFGRKSVIITTVFVWSLTFIGFAFAPSALFFVGLNALNGLCRSFFEPGTQALMIDFTENEKKRRLFSVRYTAINIAAVFGPLLGVWIANLSNPAIPFAITGIMYALYGCFLFVVLNRYEMKQNKLSSTQHVFAIFKAVFQDQKLLFFIAGGILITLGYSQFDSTLPQFINMTVEDGVTLFSYVIVANSITVLAFQLPLTLMIEKMSIYASLKMGILIFSVGLLLFGLSDSAWLFIASMIVFSIGEIFCFPMMNAVIEEIAPDDQKGTYLGAGQLKNIGGFIGPIFGGWLLTAATDYMFTIIAAVMFSSIYTYRKALRSA comes from the coding sequence ATGCAAAAAATATTTCAATATTTTCTTCCGCTCGTATGGATTATTTTGTGTGGCACAATTTTTGTACGGACAGCTAGCTTTATGGCAATTCCATTTTTAGCGCTTTATCTACACAATGAGCTTGAGGCATCACCACTGATCATTGGGCTTACAATTGGTATGGCTCCGCTTTTTTCAACATTTGGGGGGCTAGCTGGGGGTTATTTGACGGATCGATTTGGGCGGAAAAGTGTTATTATTACAACCGTTTTCGTATGGAGCCTTACATTTATCGGCTTCGCGTTTGCTCCGTCCGCGCTGTTTTTTGTAGGATTAAATGCGTTGAATGGGCTGTGCCGTTCGTTTTTTGAGCCAGGTACACAGGCATTGATGATTGATTTTACAGAAAATGAAAAAAAGCGTAGACTGTTTTCGGTACGTTATACAGCCATTAATATTGCGGCGGTTTTTGGACCGTTATTAGGGGTTTGGATTGCGAATTTATCAAACCCAGCCATTCCATTTGCGATTACAGGCATTATGTATGCGTTGTACGGGTGTTTTTTATTCGTTGTGCTAAATCGTTATGAAATGAAGCAAAACAAGCTTTCAAGTACGCAGCATGTTTTTGCCATTTTTAAAGCGGTGTTTCAAGATCAGAAGCTCTTATTTTTCATTGCAGGTGGTATTTTAATTACGCTGGGCTATTCCCAATTTGATTCGACATTGCCTCAGTTTATTAATATGACTGTGGAAGATGGTGTAACACTGTTTTCGTACGTCATTGTGGCCAATTCAATAACAGTGCTGGCTTTTCAATTGCCACTAACGTTGATGATTGAAAAAATGTCGATATATGCTTCATTGAAAATGGGGATACTGATTTTTTCAGTTGGTCTATTATTATTTGGTTTGTCGGACAGTGCGTGGCTATTTATTGCAAGTATGATTGTGTTTTCCATTGGGGAAATTTTTTGTTTTCCAATGATGAATGCGGTGATTGAAGAAATTGCCCCAGACGATCAGAAGGGGACGTATTTAGGCGCGGGGCAGCTGAAAAACATCGGCGGCTTTATTGGACCAATCTTTGGGGGCTGGCTATTAACGGCTGCCACTGATTATATGTTTACGATTATTGCCGCTGTGATGTTCAGTAGCATTTATACTTACCGAAAAGCTTTGAGAAGTGCTTAG
- a CDS encoding histidine phosphatase family protein — protein MTIVYFVRHAHSVYTPDEYNRPISEAGRVEALKLIKLFENIDVQAMYTSSYLRAIQTIEPIAQAKNLSITQMEALNERLLSNAPIENFAEAILKVWQNPTFAYPGGESNIAAQNRAVPVLKELLKQHEHEVIVIGTHGNILTLMLQAFNTQYGLAFWKGLAMPDVIKAEFLHNELVSVEKIAITSKD, from the coding sequence ATGACCATCGTTTATTTTGTGCGCCATGCACATTCCGTATATACACCAGATGAATACAATCGTCCAATTTCTGAAGCGGGGCGAGTGGAAGCTTTAAAGTTAATCAAGCTCTTTGAAAATATTGACGTGCAGGCAATGTATACGAGTAGTTACTTGCGTGCAATACAAACGATTGAGCCGATTGCACAAGCCAAAAATTTAAGTATTACGCAGATGGAAGCATTAAATGAACGGCTATTAAGCAATGCACCAATTGAAAATTTTGCTGAAGCGATTTTGAAGGTATGGCAAAATCCAACGTTCGCCTATCCGGGTGGAGAATCCAATATTGCGGCACAAAATCGTGCAGTGCCAGTATTAAAGGAACTATTAAAACAGCATGAACATGAAGTGATTGTCATTGGTACACACGGCAATATATTAACACTTATGTTACAGGCCTTTAATACACAATATGGATTGGCGTTTTGGAAGGGGCTAGCGATGCCGGATGTCATTAAGGCTGAGTTTTTGCATAATGAGCTGGTATCTGTAGAAAAAATAGCCATAACGTCAAAGGATTAA
- the metG gene encoding methionine--tRNA ligase, with protein sequence MAILIGGAWPYANGSLHLGHIAALLPGDILARYYRLKGEDVLYVSGSDCNGTPISIRANQEQTTVTAIADRYHQEFIECFQKLGFTYDLYTRTDAEHHHKSVQAIFLKLLENGHLYTKKIEQAYCTVDKQFLPDRFVEGICPNCGAKARGDQCDNCSAILDPLDLLEKRCKICGTEPEIRETEHYYFAFSKFQQQLERYTEHAEQTNAWRDNALQLTKRYLAEGLPDRAVTRDLPNGIDVPVAGFEGKKIYVWIEAVAGYYTASVEWGKVNGVDMMKWWNAQTTSYYVHGKDNIPFHSVIWPAILRGLNSEALPTHIVSNEYLTLEKRKLSTSQNWAVWVPDILQRYHPDSLRYFLTINAPETRDADFSWREFIYSHNSELLGAFANFVNRTLKFIEKSFDGNVPQVDVEEGKKAQVAELYKVVGQKIEAGSSKAALDVIFEFVRAANRYFDEEKPWITVREDLAACEKTLATCTWLIQNFAVLLKPFLPFASEAIEGMLQVRAESWKPQEALAQKVVNVVPLYERIDVKQIDEELEKLAANEK encoded by the coding sequence ATGGCAATTTTAATCGGAGGGGCTTGGCCTTATGCAAATGGTTCACTTCATTTGGGGCATATCGCGGCCTTATTACCTGGAGATATTTTAGCGAGATACTATCGATTGAAAGGTGAGGACGTCCTGTACGTTTCGGGGAGTGATTGTAATGGTACCCCGATTTCGATTCGGGCAAATCAGGAGCAAACAACGGTTACAGCGATTGCAGATCGTTATCATCAGGAGTTTATTGAATGCTTTCAGAAGCTTGGCTTTACGTATGATTTATATACGCGTACCGATGCCGAACATCATCACAAATCCGTTCAAGCAATTTTCTTGAAGCTTCTAGAAAACGGTCATTTGTATACGAAAAAAATCGAGCAAGCGTATTGTACGGTAGATAAGCAGTTTTTACCTGATCGCTTTGTGGAAGGAATCTGTCCGAACTGTGGGGCAAAAGCGCGTGGTGATCAATGTGATAATTGTTCGGCGATTTTAGACCCACTGGATTTACTGGAGAAGCGCTGTAAAATTTGTGGGACGGAGCCGGAAATTCGTGAAACTGAGCATTACTATTTTGCATTTAGCAAATTCCAGCAGCAGCTTGAGCGTTATACAGAACATGCGGAGCAAACTAATGCTTGGCGAGACAATGCGCTTCAATTAACGAAGCGCTATTTAGCAGAGGGGCTGCCTGATCGCGCGGTTACACGTGATTTACCAAATGGGATTGATGTTCCGGTAGCCGGCTTTGAGGGCAAGAAAATATATGTGTGGATTGAAGCGGTTGCGGGCTATTATACAGCAAGCGTGGAGTGGGGGAAGGTAAACGGTGTTGATATGATGAAGTGGTGGAATGCCCAAACGACTTCGTATTATGTGCATGGAAAGGATAATATTCCGTTTCATAGCGTGATTTGGCCAGCCATTTTACGCGGCTTAAACAGTGAGGCTTTACCAACGCATATTGTGTCGAATGAATATTTAACACTCGAAAAACGAAAGCTGTCCACGAGTCAAAATTGGGCAGTTTGGGTACCCGATATTTTACAGCGCTATCATCCGGATTCTTTGCGCTACTTTTTAACGATCAATGCACCTGAAACGCGCGATGCCGACTTTTCATGGCGTGAGTTTATTTATAGTCATAACAGCGAGTTGCTCGGGGCATTTGCGAATTTTGTGAATCGCACGTTGAAATTTATTGAAAAGTCGTTTGATGGCAACGTGCCACAAGTAGATGTCGAAGAAGGGAAAAAAGCGCAAGTTGCGGAATTATATAAAGTGGTCGGACAAAAAATTGAAGCGGGTTCGAGTAAAGCGGCACTTGATGTGATTTTTGAATTTGTGCGTGCGGCTAATCGTTATTTTGATGAAGAAAAACCGTGGATTACAGTACGTGAAGATCTCGCTGCCTGTGAAAAAACACTCGCGACCTGTACATGGCTCATTCAAAATTTTGCGGTGCTATTAAAGCCGTTTTTACCCTTTGCCAGTGAAGCGATTGAAGGCATGCTGCAAGTGCGCGCGGAATCTTGGAAGCCACAGGAAGCTTTAGCGCAAAAGGTCGTGAATGTCGTGCCTCTATATGAGCGCATTGATGTGAAGCAAATTGATGAGGAGCTAGAAAAGTTAGCAGCGAATGAAAAATAG
- a CDS encoding LytTR family DNA-binding domain-containing protein, producing the protein MDVKVLLAPEYIKPSAEIKARELTPRIEKVVALLEQEQRKIITIYKGKELALIEEQEILLIRTEVGKVCVYLKAGDWHETNMTLAQFEEILDDEFVRISKSAIVNLEAVQSVKAAFSGMLHVTLKNDLEETISRIYRKGFKEKLKEWYS; encoded by the coding sequence ATGGACGTAAAAGTGTTACTTGCGCCTGAATATATAAAGCCAAGTGCCGAAATTAAAGCGCGGGAATTGACACCGCGAATTGAAAAAGTGGTCGCGCTATTAGAGCAGGAGCAGCGTAAAATCATTACAATCTATAAAGGCAAGGAACTAGCGCTTATTGAGGAACAGGAAATCCTATTAATTCGCACGGAGGTTGGCAAGGTGTGTGTCTATTTGAAAGCGGGCGATTGGCATGAAACGAATATGACGCTCGCACAATTTGAAGAAATTTTAGACGATGAATTTGTCCGAATATCTAAAAGTGCCATCGTTAATTTAGAAGCTGTACAATCCGTGAAGGCTGCTTTTAGTGGCATGCTTCATGTGACGCTCAAAAATGATTTAGAGGAAACGATTAGTCGCATTTACCGAAAGGGTTTTAAAGAAAAATTAAAGGAGTGGTATTCATGA